One Roseomonas gilardii subsp. gilardii genomic region harbors:
- the atpD gene encoding F0F1 ATP synthase subunit beta — translation MKNNVGKVTQVLGAVVDVQFPSELPYILNALTTKVGDRTLVLEVAQELGERTVRCIAMDTTDGLVRGTEVVDTGKGIAVPVGEGTLGRILNVIGEPIDERGAVPHQKTYTIHREAPPFDEQATAAEILVTGIKVIDLLAPYLKGGKIGLFGGAGVGKTVTIQELINNIAKGHGGVSVFAGVGERTREGNDLYHEMIDAGVIKLNEGNTEGSKVALVYGQMNEPPGARARVALSGLSMAEYFRDEQGQDVLFFIDNIFRFTQAGAEVSALLGRIPSAVGYQPTLATDMGQLQERITSTKKGSITSVQAIYVPADDLTDPAPATSFAHLDATTVLNRSIAELGIFPAVDPLDSTSRALDPRVVGEEHYRVAREVQRVLQTYKSLQDIIAILGMDELSEEDKLIVARARKIQRFLSQPFHVAEVFTGTPGVFVKLEDTIRSFAGIVEGKYDHLPEAAFYMVGTIEEAVKKAEGLKQAA, via the coding sequence ATGAAGAACAACGTCGGTAAGGTCACCCAGGTGCTGGGCGCCGTGGTGGACGTGCAGTTCCCCTCGGAGCTGCCCTATATCCTGAACGCGCTGACCACCAAGGTCGGCGATCGCACCCTGGTGCTGGAAGTCGCCCAGGAGCTGGGCGAGCGTACCGTGCGCTGCATCGCCATGGACACCACGGACGGCCTCGTCCGCGGCACCGAGGTGGTGGACACGGGCAAGGGCATCGCCGTGCCGGTGGGCGAGGGCACGCTGGGCCGCATCCTGAACGTGATCGGCGAGCCGATCGACGAGCGGGGCGCGGTGCCGCACCAGAAGACCTACACCATCCACCGCGAGGCTCCGCCCTTCGACGAGCAGGCGACGGCGGCCGAGATCCTGGTGACGGGCATCAAGGTCATCGACCTGCTGGCGCCTTATCTGAAGGGCGGCAAGATCGGCCTGTTCGGCGGCGCCGGCGTGGGCAAGACCGTGACCATCCAGGAGCTGATCAACAACATCGCCAAGGGCCATGGCGGCGTGTCGGTCTTCGCCGGGGTGGGTGAGCGCACCCGCGAGGGCAACGACCTCTATCACGAGATGATCGACGCGGGCGTCATCAAGCTCAACGAGGGCAACACCGAAGGCTCCAAGGTGGCGCTGGTCTATGGCCAGATGAACGAGCCGCCGGGCGCCCGCGCGCGCGTCGCGCTCTCGGGCCTGTCGATGGCGGAATACTTCCGCGATGAGCAGGGCCAGGACGTGCTCTTCTTCATCGACAACATCTTCCGCTTCACCCAGGCGGGCGCCGAGGTGTCGGCGCTGCTGGGCCGCATCCCCTCCGCTGTGGGCTACCAGCCGACGCTGGCCACCGACATGGGCCAGCTCCAGGAGCGGATCACCTCGACCAAGAAGGGCTCGATCACCTCGGTGCAGGCCATCTACGTGCCCGCCGACGACCTGACCGACCCGGCCCCGGCCACGTCCTTCGCCCACCTCGACGCCACGACGGTGCTCAACCGCTCGATCGCCGAGCTGGGCATCTTCCCGGCCGTGGACCCGCTGGACTCCACCTCCCGCGCCCTCGACCCGCGCGTGGTGGGCGAGGAGCACTACCGCGTCGCCCGCGAGGTGCAGCGCGTGCTGCAGACCTACAAGTCGCTGCAGGACATCATCGCCATCCTGGGCATGGACGAGCTGTCGGAGGAGGACAAGCTGATCGTGGCGCGCGCGCGCAAGATCCAGCGCTTCCTGAGCCAGCCCTTCCACGTGGCCGAGGTCTTCACCGGCACGCCGGGCGTGTTCGTGAAGCTGG